A single window of Pyxicephalus adspersus chromosome 10, UCB_Pads_2.0, whole genome shotgun sequence DNA harbors:
- the HNRNPH3 gene encoding heterogeneous nuclear ribonucleoprotein H3 isoform X1 has protein sequence MADECIVRVRGLPWSCTQEEVLEFFSDCSIADGVGGIHFTMSKEGRPSGEAFIVLDTEEDLKKALEKDRKYMGHRYIEVFKSNNTEMEWVLKHSNAGDADSSTDGTVRLRGLPFGCSKEEIVQFFSGLRIVPNGITLTVDYQGRSTGEAFVQFASKEIAEKALGKHKERIGHRYIEIFKSSRGEIRSSYDPPRRMISGQRPGPYDRPMGGRGAYYGAGRGNMYDRMRGGGGYGGGYGGFEEYSGYNNYGFGGDGFDDRLRENRGMAQGYHGAADGGTGFHSGHFVHMRGLPFRATESDIASFFSPLTPIRVHIDIGADGRATGEADVEFATHEDAVAAMSKDKNNMQHRYIELFLNSTAGGGAGMGGAMGGAGMGTGLGCYGRDTLDGTGYGAVGRMGMTGNYSGCYPNPDGLGGYGRGNSGNSGGYFGQHDSMGTAGWRGMY, from the exons ATGGCAGATGAATGCATCGTGAGAGTCCGTGGCTTGCCATGGTCCTGCACACAGGAAGAAGTCTTGGAGTTTTTTTcag aTTGCTCTATTGCCGACGGAGTTGGTGGTATTCATTTCACAATGTCCAAGGAAGGCCGTCCTAGCGGAGAAGCCTTTATCGTATTGGATACAGAAGAAGACCTTAAAAAGGCACTAGAAAAAGACCGGAAGTATATGGGCCATAGATATATTGAAG TTTTCAAGTCCAATAACACAGAAATGGAATGGGTCTTAAAACACAGTAATGCTGGCGACGCAGATTCCTCCACAGATGGAACTGTGAGGCTTCGTGGGCTACCCTTCGGCTGCAGCAAAGAagagattgtgcagtttttctcaG GGTTGAGAATCGTGCCAAATGGGATAACATTGACGGTGGACTACCAGGGGAGAAGCACAGGGGAGGCCTTCGTGCAGTTTGCTTCAAAGGAGATAGCAGAAAAAGCTCTGGGGAAACACAAGGAAAGAATAGGGCACAG atacattgaaatatttaaaagtagCAGAGGTGAAATCAGATCTTCATATGATCCACCACGAAGAATGATAAGCGGACAGCGCCCAGGTCCCTATGATAGACCGATGGGTGGCCGTGGTGCCTACTACGGAGCTGGTCGTGGCAACATGTATGATCGTATGCGGGGAGGTGGAGGCTATGGGGGTG GTTATGGTGGATTTGAGGAGTACAGTGGTTATAACAACTATGGCTTTGGAGGAGATGGCTTTGATGATCGACTTCGAGAAAATAGAG GAATGGCTCAGGGTTACCATGGAGCTGCTGATGGCGGCACAGGTTTTCACAGCGGGCATTTTGTTCATATGCGGGGCTTACCTTTCCGTGCAACAGAAAGCGACATTGCCAGT tttttCTCCCCTCTTACACCAATCAGAGTACATATTGACATTGGGGCAGATGGAAGAGCCACTGGAGAAGCTGATGTGGAATTTGCAACACATGAAGATGCAGTAGCAGCCATGTCCAAAGATAAAAACAACATGC agcatCGGTATATTGAGTTATTCCTAAATTCAActgctggtggtggtgctggCATGGGCGGTGCAATGGGTGGTGCTGGCATGGGAACTGGATTGGGATGTTATGGCAGAGACACACTAG ATGGTACAGGCTATGGTGCAGTTGGCAGAATGGGCATGACAGGAAACTACAGCGGTTGTTATCCAAATCCAGATGGTCTAGGTGGCTATG GTAGGGGCAATTCTGGAAACAGTGGGGGCTACTTTGGGCAGCACGATAGCATGGGTACAGCTGGATGGCGTGGAATGTACTAG
- the HNRNPH3 gene encoding heterogeneous nuclear ribonucleoprotein H3 isoform X2, with amino-acid sequence MADECIVRVRGLPWSCTQEEVLEFFSDCSIADGVGGIHFTMSKEGRPSGEAFIVLDTEEDLKKALEKDRKYMGHRYIEVFKSNNTEMEWVLKHSNAGDADSSTDGTVRLRGLPFGCSKEEIVQFFSGLRIVPNGITLTVDYQGRSTGEAFVQFASKEIAEKALGKHKERIGHRYIEIFKSSRGEIRSSYDPPRRMISGQRPGPYDRPMGGRGAYYGAGRGNMYDRMRGGGGYGGGYGGFEEYSGYNNYGFGGDGFDDRLRENRGMAQGYHGAADGGTGFHSGHFVHMRGLPFRATESDIASFFSPLTPIRVHIDIGADGRATGEADVEFATHEDAVAAMSKDKNNMQHRYIELFLNSTAGGGAGMGGAMGGAGMGTGLGCYGRDTLDGTGYGAVGRMGMTGNYSGCYPNPDGLGGYETMNVSGR; translated from the exons ATGGCAGATGAATGCATCGTGAGAGTCCGTGGCTTGCCATGGTCCTGCACACAGGAAGAAGTCTTGGAGTTTTTTTcag aTTGCTCTATTGCCGACGGAGTTGGTGGTATTCATTTCACAATGTCCAAGGAAGGCCGTCCTAGCGGAGAAGCCTTTATCGTATTGGATACAGAAGAAGACCTTAAAAAGGCACTAGAAAAAGACCGGAAGTATATGGGCCATAGATATATTGAAG TTTTCAAGTCCAATAACACAGAAATGGAATGGGTCTTAAAACACAGTAATGCTGGCGACGCAGATTCCTCCACAGATGGAACTGTGAGGCTTCGTGGGCTACCCTTCGGCTGCAGCAAAGAagagattgtgcagtttttctcaG GGTTGAGAATCGTGCCAAATGGGATAACATTGACGGTGGACTACCAGGGGAGAAGCACAGGGGAGGCCTTCGTGCAGTTTGCTTCAAAGGAGATAGCAGAAAAAGCTCTGGGGAAACACAAGGAAAGAATAGGGCACAG atacattgaaatatttaaaagtagCAGAGGTGAAATCAGATCTTCATATGATCCACCACGAAGAATGATAAGCGGACAGCGCCCAGGTCCCTATGATAGACCGATGGGTGGCCGTGGTGCCTACTACGGAGCTGGTCGTGGCAACATGTATGATCGTATGCGGGGAGGTGGAGGCTATGGGGGTG GTTATGGTGGATTTGAGGAGTACAGTGGTTATAACAACTATGGCTTTGGAGGAGATGGCTTTGATGATCGACTTCGAGAAAATAGAG GAATGGCTCAGGGTTACCATGGAGCTGCTGATGGCGGCACAGGTTTTCACAGCGGGCATTTTGTTCATATGCGGGGCTTACCTTTCCGTGCAACAGAAAGCGACATTGCCAGT tttttCTCCCCTCTTACACCAATCAGAGTACATATTGACATTGGGGCAGATGGAAGAGCCACTGGAGAAGCTGATGTGGAATTTGCAACACATGAAGATGCAGTAGCAGCCATGTCCAAAGATAAAAACAACATGC agcatCGGTATATTGAGTTATTCCTAAATTCAActgctggtggtggtgctggCATGGGCGGTGCAATGGGTGGTGCTGGCATGGGAACTGGATTGGGATGTTATGGCAGAGACACACTAG ATGGTACAGGCTATGGTGCAGTTGGCAGAATGGGCATGACAGGAAACTACAGCGGTTGTTATCCAAATCCAGATGGTCTAGGTGGCTATG aaacAATGAATGTCTCAGGAAGATGA
- the HNRNPH3 gene encoding heterogeneous nuclear ribonucleoprotein H3 isoform X3 gives MSKEGRPSGEAFIVLDTEEDLKKALEKDRKYMGHRYIEVFKSNNTEMEWVLKHSNAGDADSSTDGTVRLRGLPFGCSKEEIVQFFSGLRIVPNGITLTVDYQGRSTGEAFVQFASKEIAEKALGKHKERIGHRYIEIFKSSRGEIRSSYDPPRRMISGQRPGPYDRPMGGRGAYYGAGRGNMYDRMRGGGGYGGGYGGFEEYSGYNNYGFGGDGFDDRLRENRGMAQGYHGAADGGTGFHSGHFVHMRGLPFRATESDIASFFSPLTPIRVHIDIGADGRATGEADVEFATHEDAVAAMSKDKNNMQHRYIELFLNSTAGGGAGMGGAMGGAGMGTGLGCYGRDTLDGTGYGAVGRMGMTGNYSGCYPNPDGLGGYGRGNSGNSGGYFGQHDSMGTAGWRGMY, from the exons ATGTCCAAGGAAGGCCGTCCTAGCGGAGAAGCCTTTATCGTATTGGATACAGAAGAAGACCTTAAAAAGGCACTAGAAAAAGACCGGAAGTATATGGGCCATAGATATATTGAAG TTTTCAAGTCCAATAACACAGAAATGGAATGGGTCTTAAAACACAGTAATGCTGGCGACGCAGATTCCTCCACAGATGGAACTGTGAGGCTTCGTGGGCTACCCTTCGGCTGCAGCAAAGAagagattgtgcagtttttctcaG GGTTGAGAATCGTGCCAAATGGGATAACATTGACGGTGGACTACCAGGGGAGAAGCACAGGGGAGGCCTTCGTGCAGTTTGCTTCAAAGGAGATAGCAGAAAAAGCTCTGGGGAAACACAAGGAAAGAATAGGGCACAG atacattgaaatatttaaaagtagCAGAGGTGAAATCAGATCTTCATATGATCCACCACGAAGAATGATAAGCGGACAGCGCCCAGGTCCCTATGATAGACCGATGGGTGGCCGTGGTGCCTACTACGGAGCTGGTCGTGGCAACATGTATGATCGTATGCGGGGAGGTGGAGGCTATGGGGGTG GTTATGGTGGATTTGAGGAGTACAGTGGTTATAACAACTATGGCTTTGGAGGAGATGGCTTTGATGATCGACTTCGAGAAAATAGAG GAATGGCTCAGGGTTACCATGGAGCTGCTGATGGCGGCACAGGTTTTCACAGCGGGCATTTTGTTCATATGCGGGGCTTACCTTTCCGTGCAACAGAAAGCGACATTGCCAGT tttttCTCCCCTCTTACACCAATCAGAGTACATATTGACATTGGGGCAGATGGAAGAGCCACTGGAGAAGCTGATGTGGAATTTGCAACACATGAAGATGCAGTAGCAGCCATGTCCAAAGATAAAAACAACATGC agcatCGGTATATTGAGTTATTCCTAAATTCAActgctggtggtggtgctggCATGGGCGGTGCAATGGGTGGTGCTGGCATGGGAACTGGATTGGGATGTTATGGCAGAGACACACTAG ATGGTACAGGCTATGGTGCAGTTGGCAGAATGGGCATGACAGGAAACTACAGCGGTTGTTATCCAAATCCAGATGGTCTAGGTGGCTATG GTAGGGGCAATTCTGGAAACAGTGGGGGCTACTTTGGGCAGCACGATAGCATGGGTACAGCTGGATGGCGTGGAATGTACTAG
- the HNRNPH3 gene encoding heterogeneous nuclear ribonucleoprotein H3 isoform X4 has protein sequence MISGQRPGPYDRPMGGRGAYYGAGRGNMYDRMRGGGGYGGGYGGFEEYSGYNNYGFGGDGFDDRLRENRGMAQGYHGAADGGTGFHSGHFVHMRGLPFRATESDIASFFSPLTPIRVHIDIGADGRATGEADVEFATHEDAVAAMSKDKNNMQHRYIELFLNSTAGGGAGMGGAMGGAGMGTGLGCYGRDTLDGTGYGAVGRMGMTGNYSGCYPNPDGLGGYGRGNSGNSGGYFGQHDSMGTAGWRGMY, from the exons ATGATAAGCGGACAGCGCCCAGGTCCCTATGATAGACCGATGGGTGGCCGTGGTGCCTACTACGGAGCTGGTCGTGGCAACATGTATGATCGTATGCGGGGAGGTGGAGGCTATGGGGGTG GTTATGGTGGATTTGAGGAGTACAGTGGTTATAACAACTATGGCTTTGGAGGAGATGGCTTTGATGATCGACTTCGAGAAAATAGAG GAATGGCTCAGGGTTACCATGGAGCTGCTGATGGCGGCACAGGTTTTCACAGCGGGCATTTTGTTCATATGCGGGGCTTACCTTTCCGTGCAACAGAAAGCGACATTGCCAGT tttttCTCCCCTCTTACACCAATCAGAGTACATATTGACATTGGGGCAGATGGAAGAGCCACTGGAGAAGCTGATGTGGAATTTGCAACACATGAAGATGCAGTAGCAGCCATGTCCAAAGATAAAAACAACATGC agcatCGGTATATTGAGTTATTCCTAAATTCAActgctggtggtggtgctggCATGGGCGGTGCAATGGGTGGTGCTGGCATGGGAACTGGATTGGGATGTTATGGCAGAGACACACTAG ATGGTACAGGCTATGGTGCAGTTGGCAGAATGGGCATGACAGGAAACTACAGCGGTTGTTATCCAAATCCAGATGGTCTAGGTGGCTATG GTAGGGGCAATTCTGGAAACAGTGGGGGCTACTTTGGGCAGCACGATAGCATGGGTACAGCTGGATGGCGTGGAATGTACTAG
- the RUFY2 gene encoding RUN and FYVE domain-containing protein 2 isoform X1 codes for MAQFGAPRNPVNWVSHLTAAVVSQPAKDPAVVERANLLNMAKLSIKGLIESALSYGRTLDSDYPPLQQFFVVMEHCLKHGLKVRKSFLSFNRTIWGPLELVEKLCPEAEEIAASVRDLPGLRTPLGRARAWLRLSMMQKKLADYLRCLIMRRDLLSEFYENYAVMMEEEGTVIVGLLVGLNVIDANLCVKGEDLDSQVGVIDFSIYLKSDEDNHDREGRDVQISAILDQKNYVEELNRQLHGNVSSLHARIDTLENSNAKLIEELAIAKNNIIKLQEENHQLRNDNAMIFMKAHQHLEAAKASIEAEQMYRQQTRHGLNEIFTDICTHHEEAQLRQESDTDIEPARVQHEIELAVKLLEKDILEKQDTLIGLKEQLQEVKAITFEMYQKNQCSEEEAKKRDVNDGQNGKSSQMSACRKPYEER; via the exons CAAAGGACCCAGCTGTTGTTGAGCGGGCAAATCTGCTGAACATGGCTAAGCTAAGTATAAAAGGACTCATTGAATCAGCTCTGAGCTACGGCCGTACTTTGGATTCAGATTACCCTCCTCTTCAGCAGTTCTTTGTTGTAATGGAACATTGCCTCAAGCATGGCCTTAAAG TGAGAAAATCATTTCTGAGCTTTAACAGAACTATATGGGGTCCCCTGGAACTAGTGGAGAAGCTGTGCCCAGAAGCCGAGGAGATTGCTGCCAGCGTGCGGGATTTACCAGGGCTCAG AACACCTCTTGGTCGAGCCAGAGCCTGGCTGAGGTTATCAATGATGCAGAAGAAACTGGCAGACTATCTGCGTTGCCTGATCATGCGTAGGGATCTCTTGAG TGAGTTTTATGAAAACTATGCAGTGATGATGGAAGAAGAAGGGACAGTTATTGTTGGATTGTTGGTGGGATTGAATGTGATTGATGCCAATCTCTGTGTCAAAGGAGAAGACCTGGATTCACAA gtTGGGGTCATTGATTTCTCCATATATTTAAAATCTGATGAAGACAATCATGATCGGGAAGGAAG ggatgtgCAGATTTCTGCAATACTGGACCAGAAAAATTATGTTGAAGAACTGAACAGACAACTGCA TGGCAATGTTAGCAGTCTTCATGCAAGAATCGATACACTGGAGAATTCAAATGCAAAGCTCATTGAAGAG ttagcTATAGCCAAGAATAATATTATCAAACTGCAAGAGGAAAACCATCAATTAAGGAATGACAATGCCATGATTTTCATGAAAGCTCATCAACATTTAGAG GCAGCCAAAGCCAGTATTGAAGCGGAACAGATGTACAGACAGCAAACAAGACATGGACTGAATGAAATCTTTACTGACATATGTACGCATCATGAAGAAGCACAGCTTAGACAG GAATCAGACACTGATATAGAGCCAGCAAGAGTGCAGCATGAAATTGAACTTGCAGTGAAGTTATTGGAAAAAGACATTCTTGAAAAGCAAGATACTCTCATTGGTCTAAAAGAGCAACTGCAAGAAGTAAAGGCAATTACCTTTGAGATGTATCAGAAAAATCAG TGTTCAGAAGAGGAAGCCAAAAAACGAGATGTAAATGACGGGCAGAATGGGAAGTCTAGTCAAATGTCCGCTTGCAGAAAACCATATGAAGAAAGGTAA
- the RUFY2 gene encoding RUN and FYVE domain-containing protein 2 isoform X2 produces the protein MAQFGAPRNPVNWVSHLTAAVVSQPAKDPAVVERANLLNMAKLSIKGLIESALSYGRTLDSDYPPLQQFFVVMEHCLKHGLKVRKSFLSFNRTIWGPLELVEKLCPEAEEIAASVRDLPGLRTPLGRARAWLRLSMMQKKLADYLRCLIMRRDLLSEFYENYAVMMEEEGTVIVGLLVGLNVIDANLCVKGEDLDSQVGVIDFSIYLKSDEDNHDREGRDVQISAILDQKNYVEELNRQLHGNVSSLHARIDTLENSNAKLIEELAIAKNNIIKLQEENHQLRNDNAMIFMKAHQHLEAAKASIEAEQMYRQQTRHGLNEIFTDICTHHEEAQLRQCSEEEAKKRDVNDGQNGKSSQMSACRKPYEER, from the exons CAAAGGACCCAGCTGTTGTTGAGCGGGCAAATCTGCTGAACATGGCTAAGCTAAGTATAAAAGGACTCATTGAATCAGCTCTGAGCTACGGCCGTACTTTGGATTCAGATTACCCTCCTCTTCAGCAGTTCTTTGTTGTAATGGAACATTGCCTCAAGCATGGCCTTAAAG TGAGAAAATCATTTCTGAGCTTTAACAGAACTATATGGGGTCCCCTGGAACTAGTGGAGAAGCTGTGCCCAGAAGCCGAGGAGATTGCTGCCAGCGTGCGGGATTTACCAGGGCTCAG AACACCTCTTGGTCGAGCCAGAGCCTGGCTGAGGTTATCAATGATGCAGAAGAAACTGGCAGACTATCTGCGTTGCCTGATCATGCGTAGGGATCTCTTGAG TGAGTTTTATGAAAACTATGCAGTGATGATGGAAGAAGAAGGGACAGTTATTGTTGGATTGTTGGTGGGATTGAATGTGATTGATGCCAATCTCTGTGTCAAAGGAGAAGACCTGGATTCACAA gtTGGGGTCATTGATTTCTCCATATATTTAAAATCTGATGAAGACAATCATGATCGGGAAGGAAG ggatgtgCAGATTTCTGCAATACTGGACCAGAAAAATTATGTTGAAGAACTGAACAGACAACTGCA TGGCAATGTTAGCAGTCTTCATGCAAGAATCGATACACTGGAGAATTCAAATGCAAAGCTCATTGAAGAG ttagcTATAGCCAAGAATAATATTATCAAACTGCAAGAGGAAAACCATCAATTAAGGAATGACAATGCCATGATTTTCATGAAAGCTCATCAACATTTAGAG GCAGCCAAAGCCAGTATTGAAGCGGAACAGATGTACAGACAGCAAACAAGACATGGACTGAATGAAATCTTTACTGACATATGTACGCATCATGAAGAAGCACAGCTTAGACAG TGTTCAGAAGAGGAAGCCAAAAAACGAGATGTAAATGACGGGCAGAATGGGAAGTCTAGTCAAATGTCCGCTTGCAGAAAACCATATGAAGAAAGGTAA